The Brachypodium distachyon strain Bd21 chromosome 4, Brachypodium_distachyon_v3.0, whole genome shotgun sequence nucleotide sequence ATACCTTTGTCTAGTGTTCAGCTAGAACACAAGCCATGCGCGGTGGCATTTCCAACCGGACACCAGGCAAGGTGTACTGCATCATTTCGGCTGCCTAAGTGGGTCCTAATTAGgttttttcttaaatttttAGGAAATGAGCTAGTGGCTGTGGTTGTATGCGTGGGCAGCCTCCTAGAAGTGGAAAAATCGAATTGTCAATATATGGCACCACAGATAGTGTCTATCCGTGTAAATTGATTAAGTTTGTTGAAGATTCTCAAGTGTGGACCGTACTTAGCAATCAAGTGAGATGTATACTCGGAGCACGCCCACCTATGTCGGCTTCTGCATCATCTAGCAGCCGCTTGTCCCCTCCCTAGAGTTGGCCATCTcacctcaaaaaaagaagaagaagaagaagaagaagaagaagaagagagttGGCCATCTTCTATGGCGCCTGGTTCCTGCCTCTTGGGCGTTGGAAACCGTTTTGCAATGTCTATCCTCACTCGTCCACACCGCGCCAGAGATGCAGATGCCAAGCTGAGACCAATAAGATAGATGTATATGGAGTCTGCCTCGTTTTGTGACTAAATTGTTTCCTAAAACTTCACAGAAGTGTTGAAACGAAAAAAGTGACTGCAACTTTAAGAAATTCCtcccccacaaaaaaaaactttgagaAATTTCTGATATATACCTTCATTTTAGCAATTCCATATTAATTAGTATTCACAAAAAGTTCTCGGTGCCACTCGCGGGGCATTACACTAGCGTGAACTGTTCTTAACACATAACCTCCAAACATTATATTCCAAATTTGAAGTAATAATATGAAGTAAACATTATATTCCAAATTATATCCTGATAGAGTATGAAAAGATCATGAGGATGAgtgttttcatttttatcgTCTTTTTAGAAACACCAATACTTTTGTTCCATCTATCGTCTCTCTCAATATATTTAGCCAACTTTAATACAAGTATCTAGAAAAATAAATGCCACTAGATATAAGCACTAACCTGTTCAGATGCACTGCCGACTAGTTTTACCAGATACTCAAAAATAAACCTGATCGAGCAACCTCCATTAGTTGTATGCATGCTGTTGAAGCATGCTTTCTGTCTATATAGGTATGGGGTCATGGAATTACTTGATGCGAAAGTGACGGGTCCTTGTGCTCTATTCCCAGGGTCCCCTATCGTGCTTTCCCCGTAAAGCATGCCACCCTCTGCCCACTTGAGCTTTTACACCTTTGAAACTTGCACAGTGTAAAATTTTGTGTCTTTATCGTTAAACTAACTTGAGCTACATTCTGTTGAATGATACTGTATATCTGCATGTACTTTACACTGCTTTAATCCCTGGAAAAAACACATTTATTCAGAGATATAAGGGTAGTACCTTTCTGTTCTATGCAGTCATCGTATACAGAGAGAAAGTAAATGAGTGGACAAAACGTAGGAGGAGACGGCTCATGATACAGCACACAAGTCACGATAATAGTCAAATGATTGAATTTCTGTGTCTTTATCGTTTAACTAACTTTAGTTACATTCTGTTGAATGATACTGTATATcttcatgtactccctcctccgatcctaaattgttgtcgaaatattacatgtatttagatgcattttaagaatagatacatccatatttgggcaaatttgagttaagaatttaggatcaaagGGATTACTTTACGGTGCTTTAATCCTTGGAAACACAcgttatttttttattttttttgcgtcTGCTTTGGCAGATTTTCAGAGATATAAGGGTAGTACCTTTCTGTTCTATGCAGTCATCATATACAGAGAGAAAGTAAATGAGTGGACAAAACGTAGGAGGAGATGGCTCATGATACAGCACACAAGTCACGATAATAGTCAAATGATTGAATTTGGAATGAAGAAACGATCTCCTGTCTTATTACAAGCAACACCTACTAGCTAGTTTTGTACTTGCTGCAGCTGGTGCAGGCCAGGCAGCATTACACAATGACTCAATGAGGATCGAATCAACAATGCAGGAACAACATCTTCGATCTCAAGCTGTTTTCTTGGGGGCAAGCCTGgacttgatcttctccacctccTTGGTCCCAACCTGGAACGCCTTGGTAAGCACATCGTTCGGCACCTCGGGGTTCGCCCCGAAGAGCGCCATGGCGAGGGACTGCGTGCCGGGGAACTGGCTGTTGAAAGCCGAGATGACAGAGGCAGGAACATCGCCATTGTTCTTCTGGAAATGAACCAGGCCACGGGGGAAGACGAAgacgtcgccggcgacgagggtCTTGGAGAAGAGCCTGTTCCCGGCGGCGGTGACGAAGCCGACGTCGAgggcgccgtggaggacgaagacgacCTCGGTGGCGCGCGGGTGCGTGTGCGGCGGGTTGAGCCCGCCGCCGGGCGCGTAGTCGATCCGGGCCATGGAGACGCCCAGCGTGTTGAGCCCGGGGAGCTTCTCCACGTTGGCGCCGGTCACGGCGGAGCCGAAGGTGTTGTTGGTGTCGCCGGCGGTCGCCAGGCCCTTGAAGTAGAAGTCGTCTGCCGAGACGGCGGCTTTACAGGGGAAGCCGTTGAGCTTGAGGCCGCCGGAGGATGTGAGGTCGGCGACGCAGATGTCTTGGAGGAGGTCCGGGTCGCCGGAGATGGACGGGGTCgggagggagaagaggagtAGGGCCATGATGGCAGTGGGGAGAAGCAAGCAGCTGGGAGAAAGCGTGGCCATGGCTCTTTGCTCCTTTGATTGAATGCCTCTCTGCACGATCTTCTTTACTCTTTTCTGCTGATGGAATTGGATGCCGAGTAGACAGAAGATGTGGACGTATTTATAACAGGTGGGGACTAGTAGAAGGAGATTGGGGATTGGAGTAGGAGGAGTGAGTGATGTGAGAGTGAAGGTACGCAATGCGTAGGAATTGAAGATGACCCGTTCACCCTAAGAAATGTGTGCTGGCCGTGGGAGGTAGCTAGTCGGAGAACGTTGCTGGACGAGTACACAAGGAACAACGGGAATTGCTATTTTATTTCAGACATCTCTGGCACCCTCTTGATACTAAAtttttgattcaaatttgcctaaatatgaatgtatttatttttaaaaagcatctagatacatgtaatatttcgacaacaatttaggatcggaggggtAGTTTTGTTGTGGTAGAAGAATTTTTACGTTGCGGGTCAGAAACTGCCGCAAACGTCTCAGCCTCTCAGGAGTGATAAAAACAATAATTCAAAGTTGCATCTTGAAGAGACTCCTGAATGATCACGTTGTTAGATCTTGCCATTCAAGCTCGACCAAGCTACACGCAGTGGTGGAGGCAGGAAAGAAGTTAAGAGAGGACAATTACACACTCTTAAGAGATATAATTAAATTTAGAAGGGACATCAATGGTGAAAATAAGATTTACTTTGATATGACATAATTGAATAGGGGCTACAGTAGCCCCCATCGGGCTTAAGGTGGATCCGCCCATGGCTACACGAGTCCATTCACGCTGCAGCCACGATGCGGAGCGGTGCGGTGCTGCAGGGTCGAGCGTTTGGCTGGGCCCTGTTGGACCCTCTGTTtagccgggccgggccgggccaggcCTTCGTTTGCCCTTCTGGGTGCCAAAATCTAGGGCGGGCCAACGGCGCGCACCGGACCTCCTCAGGCCTCTCGGGCATCGCCTGAAATCACACAGCGTCTCGTATATCTGCAAAAAGGGGCTTGGGGCGGGAAAGGATCGAACGCTGGAAAATGAGGCTGAAGTTTCTCGAGAGCATCACGTACGCTTCACGCAAGGAATATCTCGAAAATGTGGTACACGTGAGCTCGCTAATCTTTCAGCTAATTGGTTTAAAGTGGAGGGAAGAATAGATGCGGCGCCAATGAAGTTTtgatatatatgcatgatgGGTTCAGCTGCCTTATTTAATTAGCTGAGCCAAAACCTACATATACGGATGCATAAGCTAGCTTTGCGCTCGCCATGAATACACCCCCTCCATGGCGCAGAGGAAACGAAGAGAGGACCGGTGAGGCTTGCGCCATCAGCTCCTCCTGGCGATGCGAATAGACAAGGAGGAGCCGTGCATCAAATCAATTCTTCCGAGACAGCTTCAAGGCCGAGTGAGTTATGAGATTcgtttcttcctcctcccggtTGATTCTCTCATCTGTTTCACAAAGACCACAGCAATTGGAATGAAGTTTCACGGAACcacgattttttttaaaagagaaTTCAGCTGACCACAATTTTTGGGGGCATAATTGATCTTCGTCAATGTCAAACAGTTCACTTCAATTACCGTGTTTGATAACGTTTCAGACATGCGAAAAACCACATGTCAGTGCACACTTGATAAACTGAAACCTAGCGGTCCATAGGCTCGGAAATCGGAGCACGAACATTGCTTTGGTCACGACACGACCAGGCGAGCTAGTAAAGCTTGGACTCGAACAAGAATACCGTGCCGTTGGGGACTCTTTAAGACCATAGAGAGCCTTATCCAATTTGCAAACATAGTGTGGAAGCTTTAGTTTATTATGCtactttctttgttttctccgtccaacaaagaattctttgttttctccatccaacaaagaatgtctcaactttgactaaatttgaatgcatctatacaccgagtcatgtttagatacatccaaattttgacaattgagatatcttttgttggaccgagggagtacCAAAACTTCAAACGAGTAAGTTTGATCACCCTAACTTTCAATATAACTGGTACTCAACCCCACTCAAAAGGGAGTGGCCAGCGGAGTGACTTGGTTTTGCACACATGGCATCCCAATCATAGTTTTGCACACATGGCACCGTAAGAATGCTGTGAGGAAACAATAATGACGAGACAACAAATAGAAGAGGAACACAATACAAAAATTCAGAAAGAACCACTTCCTCCCTAATATACAGTTGGCAGCACAACGGctttgagtttgaattcaGGGCATAGTGATTCATAAACCAGAAGAAATAATACTAGTCAACATTCCGTGATCAGTTTCTTCTCAAGAATTACTACTTTGTACATACACAGGTAATCTACACATACCATAATTATTGTTTGCCCCTTGTATTGTGGTGTATGTAATAATTGACACTGGTAGCTGTCAGCAAACTGCGCAGCTACTTTGTTGATCTCGGTGATGCAACAGAATGTTAAATCCATAATAGGTCAATGCCTGCTGAATTTATAGCTGGTGTTCCTTTTGTTATCTCACTGCAAGAAAGCAACCAAATGAAGCTCAATTCATGATTTTCCCTGTGCAGAAAGGACAGATTGAAAAAAAGAACTGCCGAACACTAGCTTTTAAGCCAGACTGAAAACTTGAGTGTGCGATGCGAATACGCAATTGCAGGAAACTAATCATGCATTTAATGTACAATCAGGAGAATGAACAAAAACTATGAATAACCAAACTCAAGGGCTAAAGAAGCCTATGGAACATAGATTGGGTATTTTTGGGCTTTGGTTCGGACCAAGTAAGTTTGCAAATAATCATTCAGTTTTCCCAAGTGATCAGACAGGAATAATAGATTTCAATACCGCTAACCTACAGCCTATCATACTTCAAATAATGATGCAACTAGTTCGGAAATATGTAGTCTGTCATAAGGGCAAAAACTAATGTGAATCATGTTCAATCAGTCGTGAATCACCTTGTCGGTCAGGTATAAACTATCCAAAACAGCAAATCCTGCAGCAACACCACCTTCGTCTGATGAAGAAACTTTTGTCCGCATCAAGTAACCACACTGGTCATTCATGACCACCTTATCTTTGTTGCTGGAATCAGAAATCAAGTAATTAACtcttagtaaaaaaaaacgtcTTATAAGGAGTACTAGTGTTTCTGAATCTTCGGTTTCAAAGCATTGGTTTTACCGTAAGTAGGCTCCATATATGCCAAGTTCAGATATTGTGAGGGCCTCATGGGAAACACCACCACGGACCAGATTAGCAAGAGAAGCTTTTGGAAAGATTCTTTGCATCAATATGTAGGCTGAGAGAgcatctcctccttccttctgGAGTCTGATCAGAGTCTCTCGCACATCAAGACCGTATATGTTGTTCCCTGTAGATGAATAGCATATCAACTAACaatgagaaaaataatacACATATGTTCTTGTTAAAAAACCAACCTCCGCCTTCGCGTTGAGGCTTCAAAACAAACAAGTCAGGTGTTTCAATTGCAGATTTCACAATCTCTTCATCATCCAAGCTCCATAGCCCTGCAAAGCATTGACGAAGCTTCGCTATTTCCTCCTTATTTTCAAGAAACCTATAGAAGGAACACAAGATGGTCAGGAAAAACATGAGGCTTTCAATCTATAATAAAGAGTGATAATTGATCTTAATATTGATAGTAGCAGTAGTACACCAATAATCCAACAGCAGTCTAATGTGTCTTACTACCCTAGTGTTTGGTTATGAATATATTCACTCGTGTAGATCTACAGTGTCATATGAATTCTGCACAATACGAGTGCATGTCAACCTTTGGTGCTGAAAATTGATTCACCTTTCAAGCACATTAGGTTTTGCTAGTTCTTGTTGAATCTTCTTGGTCCCCACTAAATGGTATGATATTGAAGGACACTTTACAGCAGATGATTGTTCCATCAAGAGCCTTGCACTCCATTCCTAGAATATACAAGAAGCGTGTCATGAGAATTAGTAACAAAACCAATTACTAATCATCCACAGCCCATAGGCCCCATACaatcatttttctttcagtATTGACCCTATTTCAAGAGAGAACATAAAATCAACGTATACTTGGAAATGTACAAGCTTAAGGGTACTGAATTTTAAAATGATAACATAGTAGCTCAAAAGAAACACTTTTTAAGTCAATTGGTTTCCAATGAGAGAATCATAAAAATATGATGCGTCGGCAGGTGGAAACAATGTGCACACATACTGCTTCTGAAGGATAATCATTTGGTGTATAGCCAGCTCTAAAATACACCACAGCAACCGTCCTGCCATCTCTGCATTTTGCCAAAAACTTAATGAACATACTGCAAGATTACAGCCACTGCTCAAATGCTAAGCACAACGCCGTAAACAAATAATAAGCCGCCATTGAGTACATACACCACAAGAGTTCCATCTGGGAGGACCTGGCTTTCAGCCTCCACCTCTGACAAAGTTTTCCTAATAGTGGTTACGCCATGTGTAACAAATTGTCAAGGGAACACAATTTAATGCTGTGACTTTTGATGTTGTTACCAAATAAACAACCAATACTTAGAATACCCATGCAACGCCACCACAAAATTATCAAACAATTTACTAATTGTAGGATATCAATTCGGAAGAAGATGTTGGGCACTGGATTGGAGACGAGCAAGTAAACAAATCTACTACGTGCTAGTTATAGTacccaaaaaagaagaacaatgaCAGGATTGAGCTCTAGGTTATACTGCCAAGTTATACAAGAGATGATAATTGAATGCAAGAACTCGAGAGAAAGAAATGAGCATCATTACAAATAAAGTGCCAATGCAGATCACAAAAGGATATGATTCCTTCAAGTATTTGACAATCCAGTATTGGTCATACATATTTCTTTCTTCGGGCTGAACAATCATCATAACTACAGCACTGAGcatttcatgaaaaaaatgtgTCAGTAATACTCATTGGTTAGCTATCGAATATGCATGATTCGACTAGGGTGTACCGAACCTGTCAACGTTAAACTCATCCCATGCTCTGGACAATGCTTCTGCAAATTGCTGGCTTGCCACATTTTCAGGAATCCTTTTGGAGTCTAGACATAATAAATTTCCATACTGATTAATCAAGACTCTGCATAGCAATACGTGAAAGCTCAGTTGATATACTCATCATAATGATGACCAAAAAATGGTGATAAAAATATGGTGATCAAAATTGACCATATAGggacaaaagaagaagaagaaaactgcaTAAGTATATTCACTGGTATGAAATGGAGGTTACTGTATGTAAGAAACtaaatatgtttttgtttctcaatTTCATTTCACCATCACTGAACATAAAGCCATTAACTGAAACCCTGTACTTCTGTAGTACTAGAGTAGTACTATGTGAAACTCTTGAAAATCTATAGCTAAACTTCTTTATCATGCACTGTTCGCGTAGGGGCACTAGTGCAACATTAGCTGGAAATTAGAAAAACAGGTAGTTTCCTTATTGGTTAGGTTATTTCCTTAGATATCTTACATGCAATAGAGATAAGCATCCATAGAGTTAGAGATTGTTCCTCAAGGGTCCCTACAAAGCGATAGGCATGCATCAGGTATAAATTGAGCATGAAAGAATAAATTCTCCCGTCTgaagtacttttttttaacaaaaacgGCAGCGCCGATTCTATTAATTAAGAATTTGGATTTACTCAAGCGCTTTCGCGCAAAAACtagaaaataaagagaaaacaaagcaGTATGCCAGTTTATTTGTTATGGTCCCATAGTTCTCCCAAAGTCCGTCCCCTTTATCCAAGGCCATCTTCTGCACGGTAGTTACCGTG carries:
- the LOC100840147 gene encoding glutathione synthetase, chloroplastic; protein product: MSTAKGNPPSPDPAAVEEMARDATAWCAMHGLVVGDRAEQRSGTVPGVGLVHAPISLLPARLPESFWSQACELAPIFNELVDRVSLDGDFLQDSLSKTRQVDDFTSRLLEIHRKMMDINKEENIRLGLHRSDYMLDSETNSLLQIEMNTISVSFPGLCSLVTKLHRVLINQYGNLLCLDSKRIPENVASQQFAEALSRAWDEFNVDSAVVMMIVQPEERNMYDQYWIVKYLKESHGVTTIRKTLSEVEAESQVLPDGTLVVDGRTVAVVYFRAGYTPNDYPSEAEWSARLLMEQSSAVKCPSISYHLVGTKKIQQELAKPNVLERFLENKEEIAKLRQCFAGLWSLDDEEIVKSAIETPDLFVLKPQREGGGNNIYGLDVRETLIRLQKEGGDALSAYILMQRIFPKASLANLVRGGVSHEALTISELGIYGAYLRNKDKVVMNDQCGYLMRTKVSSSDEGGVAAGFAVLDSLYLTDK
- the LOC100841970 gene encoding germin-like protein 5-1, producing the protein MATLSPSCLLLPTAIMALLLFSLPTPSISGDPDLLQDICVADLTSSGGLKLNGFPCKAAVSADDFYFKGLATAGDTNNTFGSAVTGANVEKLPGLNTLGVSMARIDYAPGGGLNPPHTHPRATEVVFVLHGALDVGFVTAAGNRLFSKTLVAGDVFVFPRGLVHFQKNNGDVPASVISAFNSQFPGTQSLAMALFGANPEVPNDVLTKAFQVGTKEVEKIKSRLAPKKTA